TTAGCTTGACAAATGATCTGCCTACAATCTTTGAAGTCGTAACTGGAAGGAAGCCCGTAAAAGACAAACCCAGTGCAGATAGTGGAAGTAAATCCAGGAACAGCGCGAAGGTGAAaatttctccctctctctctctgaaaatAATTGCCTGCCAACTGAGCTTTGGATGGTCTTTCCCTTTGTGCAAATTTTGGGCTTATGACCAATCTCTGTGTCTTTTCAGAGATCAGTTGATGGACAAATAAAGAGCAATAATAAGTTACTCGATGGGAGTTATGTGGAGGATGAAGATGAGCATAGTGAAACCCTATGTGGAAGCTGTGGGGGAAATTACAGTGCTAATGAGTTTTGGATTGGCTGTGACATCTGCGAGAGGTGGTACCATGGGAAGTGTGTGAAGATTACACCAGCCAAGGCAGAATATATTCAGCAGTACAAATGTCCTTCGTGCAGCACAAAGAAGGGCAAGTAGTAGTGACTAATGAAAAGCTCGGCGTCCAGGGATTTTACCCCATTGTAATGGTCAATTGTACGGTCGGTAGATACTCTCTGACCAcggtttttcttgttttattcCCACTCTCCGGCCATGCTGCCATCGTTAAAACCTAGTTTTATCCCCCCCTTGCGTTATATGTACCTCTGTATCCTCGTAATGTATAGATCTTGTTTCATTTGTGTTATTTATGAAATGCTCTTGAGTTTTAGTTACTAAATGATGTGGTTTATGATTTGACAGTACAACTTCTGAGTGTAGCATGAAGCTTATGTGCCCTTGTGtgaagaattttattttgaataatttttcaGTGTGACCTTTACATCACTAAGTGACAAACGTATCCATCTACGAGTAATGTattgtatttataaaatatcaaTTATGTCGTCCACTAATACGATGGATCTACTTGTGCAATTTGTAGATAGAGTTGAGTTGACGACAAGTCTTCACGTGCTTTGTGAAAACGTTGTGATGGCACATTGATTGTCGTTTTTCTTACTTTCTTAAGtccaaaagcaaaaataaaataaaatcaggtGACATTTACATCAGCAATTTAACAAAGTATATGTATCAATCAACTGTATTATTGATGGTGCTGCTACAATGACGACCTTTAGATCTTATTCTTATTTAACAAGCCCGAATAAAAAAACGTGCTGGTATTGAGTACACGTGCTTCTTTGACTTTTACTTACGAGGCATGCTGACATGATTAAACCTGTCCCCAAACAGATGGCATGGCCCAGCTTAAtagttaattaaatacttaataATTCCATcattaaaagttaaaacttcTCCTCCTTTGCCCACTACTTGGTTGGTGCCTTTATTCCTTTTAATATATGTCACCTCCACTTGCAATGCAATCTTTAGCTTACATGCATGAACCTCCTTGCTCACTTTTTGCAATTTAGAATGGACTTTAGAGGTAGATGCTTTAATATTTCACCCATAAGCAAATAGATATATAATCCTTGAATTATTGTTTGGAGCATGGAGTTATCTGACTGATTCAAAGTTGCAATTCCTTGTTTTCAAAGCTCATACACGGCTGATTTTAGATTCGAATCCCAATAACACATTGACAATGAATATAAAAACTACTTTTTTCTAATAttacttgtattaaaaaataattcatataaCACATGAATGATCAAAGTTGGAAGTTTCAAACCTACAACCTCTTAAAATCAGAGCTTAAATACCATGTGTGTTTGTCACTAGGGCCCAAACACTCAAAACTTTGAGGAAATATCAAACTAAACATACCTCATCTCTTGCCCTCTCCATCACCTCTTATACTTAATTATAAGGTTATTGCCAAATTGTCATCATCAAAGAAAACCTTGCCAAATTTGTTTTCATCCTTCCATGGTGTGGATGCATTCTCATAGGCATATATATAACCTGATAGAGACTGATGCATATTCATAGCCCTTTTGGTTATAATTACAACTACTGCTAGCTAATCACCACACCAGTGGATATAATCTGaacatatattatacatacGTGGATTGCAGGGAAATGAAGCACTTTGTTCTTCTCGACTGTCAAATTGGAATTGGTTTGAGTATAAAAATCAACAAGTTTAAACTACTACGTGCCACCATATAAATCAGTAATCACAAAACTAACGTGTAAACTATGGTGCTTAAGATCaatcattttcttcaaatatcAATTCTACCTTCATTAATATTTTAGGTTGAGAAATTAGGAGATGTTGACCACAAAGGTAAAGAGACTAAAAGGAGAATACCACCATGACATTATTCTGAGCCAATTATTTATTGTcatgtattttaatttttcagcaTAATAATACGTGATAGGCTTGAAATATTACCACGATAACATCCCtgttatatataaattcttcTTATCTAGAAGGCATCTCAGAATTCATCACACATGACATGACACAATTGTAGGttgttatatataattatttattaattaagaaatcaaagaaaactTATTAagaattaagaagaaaaaaaagtcttgGATTTTGATGATAGATAATGAAGAGGGGCCCACACATCTCTAGCATCTGCTAAGGACCGCCAAGGATTGCCCTCACATCAGACATCACAATGAAGAGAAATATACATTGAGActgaaattaataatttatattatatattaaaaaaaccattCAAAGTTTGCTCGTTTCGATCCAACAAAACTGCCCAAGATGATGTCGACCACAACATATATTCTACCAAcgatatgaaatcaaaataagtAAAAGAATCTGGATTGAGTCCATTACGagacaaaatcaaaattattagATATTTgaatcaatatatatatatatatatctctctgaGAAAAAGCCATCTGTCATCAATACACACACGTGCTAAATTGTTATTAATTAAGTATTATTAGAATCGAGAAGAACCTTAACAGTTGACACTTGACTTTTCATACATGATTGAAGtatagaaaaaagaagctaTACTGAAGCACGGCTTTAgactttaaataaaagagtATATATAGAGATTAATTAACATAAATTAAAGATGagattaataaaaatatttgcaCACTAATTCCACTAAAAAAACTCGTTCACTAATTCCACTTAAAAATTCGTACGCTAATTAATCAAAGGTGAATGATGAAACCAGTCCctgtaataattaattaatcaaaggTGAATCATGAAACCAGTCCCTGTAATAATTAATGTAAATTGAGTCAAATTCCAATCATCCAATGTGGATGGCATGATAATTTGCGCACCAATCTAATCtattaaacttaaaaaaattctatccAATGCAGTTATTAGgcacatttattttatcaaaagaAGTATTAGAATTGCGGCCAgattctccctctctctctccaagtGCATTCGGGTTCAATTCACGTAAGAGACAATCGTGAAACATTCGTGcacttcttatttttatggtcTAATTAGTGCCTGTTAATTTATGGTCTAAAccaattaaagttaaaatCAACCATAGAGTCAATATGATATTATGGTGTTTACCCAATCTTTACGATAAGAAGCAATGACCAACATGTTTGATGTTTTatacctttatatttgtaCCACAACGCTAGGCTTGACTTATGAatataatcaataaaactgtattaaaaaaatgccaTTAATATATTGTAATATTTAACCAACGGTCCAAACATGACCAAAGTATTTTATTGTCACCACAATCAATGGAACAAATTAAGTGGGACAAAGCTTTGTCATTAGATACAATTCGAATCTTTGTAGCCCCTCTCCATAAACATCAATAATTTTTCACTATAGTTTTGTGATTACAAGATGTACAATTAACTCTCAATAAAAAGGGATcgttacatatatatatatatatatttatatttatatgtgcTCAGCTGCTCATGTGATTTACAGTAGGgaagaaaatttataattaatatggTGAGGACTATTTTCGTGGAGACTTTAAAGAGTCGACTTGGGATTTGCCTCGAGGGCCATTCAATCTTATGTAAAGCCTGTACTCGTTGAATGTCATGGGAGGATAGAGCGCAGGTCTTTCTGGGGTGACAAGCTCCTTTGCCGGCTCTATGGCTATGTCGCTCTTCGGATTGTAGAAGAAGGCCAGTGAGAGTCTCTCCTTTGCTGGGTTTACGATCACTCTGTGCTCTACGCTCTTGTATGTTGCGTTACTTAGAACCTAATCATTCAAACAAAACACAGATTAATTAGGTTtacattaaaataataataattcgaTAATTCTCAAGATACACATGTTATATTATGAACCTGTCAATCGTAACTACCGattgtatataaaaaaatcttgtTGTGGTCCACTTTTAACAATATTATACCAAACACTAAATCCGGAGTTTCTATAATTGTTGTGAGTTGATGGGTAACGACTAATTATGCAATCAATTAGCAGAAAAATGACGAAAAAAGACGAGTGTAAAAGTTTTGTAAGAACGTGTAGCTGTCTCCATAGCAAGGAAGTTAGAACTTGCGAGTGTTTATCCAGTTttctatttgaaattttacattgtgatatatttaatataatataattaagaaTAATATTTAGTTGAAGGGGTCCTAATGATGTTCATGTTC
The Prunus dulcis chromosome 2, ALMONDv2, whole genome shotgun sequence DNA segment above includes these coding regions:
- the LOC117619304 gene encoding PHD finger protein ALFIN-LIKE 1, which gives rise to MPSSSPRTVEEIFKDYSARRSAVIRALTYDVDEFYSLCDPEKENLCLYGHPDESWEVTLPAEEVPPELPEPALGINFARDGMNRKDWLSLIAVHSDAWLLSVAFYFGARLNRNERKRLFSLTNDLPTIFEVVTGRKPVKDKPSADSGSKSRNSAKRSVDGQIKSNNKLLDGSYVEDEDEHSETLCGSCGGNYSANEFWIGCDICERWYHGKCVKITPAKAEYIQQYKCPSCSTKKGK